Proteins co-encoded in one Malus domestica chromosome 09, GDT2T_hap1 genomic window:
- the LOC103442428 gene encoding uncharacterized protein gives MENIAEVPPMRPTQPEKTFSECITPPPPLQHKDENSQNSGNDLRKITTPDRLKVPKAFKFPERYTSPTDMIMSPVTQGLLARNRKGGALLPPSINLPKPPQDSGIEGVGCGPTAELKFGCDN, from the exons ATGGAAAACATAGCAGAAGTGCCTCCTATGAGGCCGACTCAGCCAGAGAAAACATTTTCCGAGTGCATAACGCCACCGCCTCCGCTTCAACACAAGGATGAAAATTCTCAAAACTCCGGCAACGATTTACGCAAAATCACTACGCCGGATCGCCTTAAGGTCCCCAAGGCATTTAAGTTCCCAGAAAG gTATACTAGCCCAACCGATATGATAATGTCCCCTGTAACACAAGGCCTTCTTGCCAGAAACAGAAAGGGTGGTGCCCTCTTGCCACCTAGCATAAATCTACCCAAACCTCCTCAag ATTCAGGAATTGAAGGTGTGGGATGTGGTCCAACTGCTGAATTAAAGTTTGGGTGCGATAATTGA
- the LOC103442427 gene encoding protein CHLORORESPIRATORY REDUCTION 7, chloroplastic encodes MVSMEGALKKQLFHGGFLTLNCKEGTKCQIRAPLMQLVATGKDDISIHLNLFKTRSVQRDAVKVCAVRRRRIYHNSETYVLLEPGEDEKFVSEDELRDKLKGWLENWPAKKLPPDLARFESIDDAVSYLVRSVCELEIHGDVGSVQWYEVRME; translated from the exons ATGGTTTCAATGGAAGGAGCTTTGAAGAAACAGTTGTTCCATGGTGGATTTCTGACCCTTAACT GCAAAGAAGGTACAAAGTGCCAGATTCGAGCTCCGTTGATGCAGTTAGTGGCAACAGGAAAAGATGATATTAGTATTCATCTTAATCTGTTTAAAACAAGGAGTGTGCAAAGAGACGCAGTCAAG GTTTGTGCAGTGAGGAGGAGAAGGATATACCATAATAGTGAAACTTATGTGTTACTGGAGCCGGGAGAGGATGAGAAGTTTGTTTCAGAGGATGAGCTGAGGGACAAGTTAAAAGGTTGGCTGGAGAACTGGCCAGCCAAGAAACTTCCTCCTGACCTTGCAAGATTCGAAAGCATCGACGATGCCGTTTCTTATCTAGTGAGGTCTGTTTGTGAACTTGAAATTCATGGAGATGTAGGTTCAGTCCAGTGGTACGAAGTTCGAATGGAGTGA
- the LOC103442841 gene encoding uncharacterized protein: MDDAYRDECGNKHLRVNFESDAVNYRRNSSFPSSSKSSPSSPSSSSSSSPRSSLESFVNDKKDGNNPCVTRTRPDQESQGALSLPEGYSSPSLPGSMQSGSSAQSSPFQMMGRPAGYDPSRIPSNIFASKPPAGMDWSVASNESLFSLHVGNNSFSRDQFALLNKSGELYKSGELYKSGELTRHDEYIYIPTPLPTVTEVETIEIKIHNVGKEKVENRAPNMEAKIEENESANVEYKVESMRENVETESVEETEGPDESANAKAVKKEKVPLIGEIRNSAASYQSDGSNNSTKSFQFPVLENHEVERNIPAEINSGKLQSAHAQQEMHKQVGTEAQETPLKAATTQTTSWFSCFCCCTARR, from the exons ATGGATGATGCATATAGGGATGAATGTGGTAATAAGCATCTAAGGGTGAATTTTGAAAGCGATGCGGTTAATTACCGCCGAAATTCAAGCTTCCCATCATCCTCGAaatcatcaccatcatcaccatcatcatcatcatcgtcatctcCACGTTCATCGCTGGAATCATTTGTCAATGACAAAAAAGATGGCAACAATCCCTGCGTAACAAGGACACGACCAGACCAGGAGTCTCAGGGGGCTCTATCATTACCAGAGGGTTATTCTTCTCCGAGTCTGCCTGGGAGCATGCAAAGCGGATCATCTGCGCAATCCTCTCCGTTTCAGATGATGGGAAGGCCTGCAGGTTATGACCCGAGTCGAATCCCATCGAATATTTTCGCCAGTAAACCGCCAGCAGGCATGGATTGGAGTGTTGCTTCAAATGAATCATTGTTTAGTCTTCATGTGGGGAACAACAGCTTCTCGAGAGATCAATTCGCTTTGCTGAATAAGTCCGGAGAGCTTTACAAATCCGGAGAGCTTTATAAATCCGGTGAACTGACGAGGCATGATGAATACATCTACATTCCAACTCCACTTCCCACAGTTACTGAGGTAGAAACTATTGAAATAAAGATTCACAATGTGGGGAAAGAGAAGGTTGAAAACAGGGCTCCGAACATGGAGGCGAAAATCGAAGAAAATGAGAGTGCAAATGTGGAATATAAGGTTGAAAGCATGAGGGAAAATGTGGAAACGGAATCAGTAGAAGAAACAGAAGGACCAGATGAATCTGCAAATGCAAAAGCCGTAAAAAAGGAAAAGGTGCCTCTTATCGGAGAAATTCGGAATTCTGCTGCTTCATACCAATCTGATGGGAGCAATAACAGCACCAAGTCATTCCAGTTTCCAGT GTTGGAAAATCATGAGGTTGAAAGAAATATCCCTGCAGAAATAAACTCAGGAAAGCTACAGTCAGCGCATGCACAGCAGGAGATGCATAAGCAAGTAGGGACTGAGGCCCAAGAAACACCCCTAAAGGCAGCCACAACTCAAACAACTAGTTGGTTTTCGTGTTTCTGTTGTTGCACCGCCCGCCGTTGA
- the LOC103429055 gene encoding LRR receptor-like serine/threonine-protein kinase RPK2, whose translation MGFSPSSSSVIKGHFFRRPTSPVFVLKLVLLLWVFCSSQNCAVLADTDASVLLELKNSVLDPSGLLSGWNGRLSSGHCSWTGVFCNSNSRVVSLNLTGNGGETEGRSKTIACSDFSQLPLYGFGIRRSCEGSRGRLAGKLPSVIGKLTELRVLSLPFNGFYGEIPSEVLGLENLEVLDLEGNSVTGSLPFQLNPNLRVLNLGFNMIKGEIPTSWSNYMSLEILSLAGNLVNGTVPGFIGRLKAVYLSYNSLSGDVPSEIGANCGKLEHLDLSGNFLVHNIPSSLGNCSQLRTLLLYSNMFEEGIPAELGRLQALEVLDVSRNTLSSSLPRELGNCSQLSVLVLSSMFNPLPRGNDTVVDSLLEQSNAMNDDFNYFQGTMPVEITTLPKLRILWAPRASIEGTFPSNWGGCEYLEMINLAQNFLTGEFTSGLSRCRKLQFLDVSSNRLSGELVQDLHVPCMVMFDISRNMLSGSIPEYFNRTCASPFGDFSFKSEDPSSTYVAFFASKSQVGNPLQMHGEGDSLIVVHNFAHNNFTGALQTLPIAPERLGKQTFYAFFAGENKISGEFPGKLFGKCEGLEWLIVNVSHNKLEGQIPAEVGTMCKSLKGLDASRNQIIGPIPSTIGKLSLVALNLSWNMLRGEIPTSLGQIRNLMYLSLSGNLLTGVIPSSLGQLTSLEVLELSSNHLTGEIPKDLVNLRNLTVLLLDRNNISGQIPSGLANVTTLSSFNVSFNNITGSLPANNNLMKCNAAIGNPNLDSCPMFSLAQPASDSQGRVGDSQPFAASPVGGPAQKTGNGFNSIEIASITSASAIVLVLIALVILFLYTRKWNPKSGTQGSTRKEVTIFTNIGVPLTFENVVGATGGFNASNCIGNGGFGATYKAEISPGIVVAIKRLSVGRFQGVQQFHAEIKTLGRLRHPNLVTLLGYHASDTEMFLIYNYLAGGNLEKFIQERSTRAVDWRVLHKIALDIARALAYLHDQCVPRVLHRDVKPSNILLDDDFNAYLSDFGLARLLGTSETHATTGVAGTFGYVAPEYAMTCRVSDKADVYSYGVVLLELLSDKKALDPSFSSYGNGFNIVQWSCMLLRQGRAKEFFTAGLWDAGPHDDLVEVLHLAVVCTVDSLSTRPTMRQVVRRLKQLQPPSC comes from the coding sequence ATGGGTTTTTCTCCGTCTTCCTCTTCGGTCATCAAAGGACATTTTTTTCGCAGACCCACTTCTCCAGTGTTTGTTCTGAAGCTTGTTTTGCTCTTGTGGGTGTTCTGTAGCTCCCAGAACTGTGCTGTTCTCGCTGATACTGACGCATCGGTGCTTCTTGAGCTAAAAAATTCTGTCTTGGATCCTTCAGGCTTGCTTTCTGGCTGGAACGGTCGGCTCAGTTCTGGTCATTGCTCATGGACCGGCGTCTTCTGCAACTCAAATTCTCGAGTGGTTTCGCTCAACCTTACTGGGAATGGCGGAGAAACCGAAGGTAGATCGAAAACTATTGCGTGCTCAGATTTTTCTCAGTTGCCGCTTTATGGATTCGGAATCAGAAGGAGCTGTGAGGGTAGTAGAGGAAGATTGGCCGGGAAGCTCCCCTCTGTAATTGGTAAGCTCACTGAGCTTAGGGTCTTGTCCCTCCCCTTCAATGGTTTTTATGGTGAAATTCCTAGTgaagttttgggcttggaaaaCTTGGAGGTTCTTGATCTTGAGGGAAACTCGGTAACTGGGTCGCTGCCCTTTCAGCTTAATCCAAATTTGAGGGTTCTTAATCTGGGGTTTAATATGATTAAAGGTGAGATACCGACCTCGTGGTCAAATTATATGAGCCTAGAGATCTTGAGTTTAGCTGGGAATCTCGTAAATGGAACCGTTCCAGGTTTCATTGGTAGGTTAAAGGCAGTGTACTTGTCATACAATTCACTTAGTGGAGATGTTCCCAGTGAGATTGGAGCAAATTGTGGGAAGCTTGAGCATCTTGATTTGTCGGGTAATTTCTTGGTTCATAACATTCCAAGCAGTTTGGGAAACTGCAGCCAGTTGAGGACGTTGTTGCTGTATTCAAATATGTTTGAAGAGGGTATTCCAGCTGAACTCGGACGGCTTCAAGCTCTGGAAGTGTTGGATGTGTCAAGGAATACCCTGAGTAGTTCATTACCACGTGAGCTGGGGAATTGTTCTCAGTTGTCTGTCCTTGTGCTGTCATCTATGTTTAATCCACTTCCACGAGGTAACGATACCGTAGTGGACTCTTTGCTGGAGCAGTCGAATGCTATGAATGACGACTTCAATTACTTTCAAGGTACAATGCCTGTAGAAATTACAACCCTTCCAAAGCTAAGGATCTTGTGGGCACCAAGGGCAAGTATTGAGGGCACTTTCCCAAGCAATTGGGGTGGTTGTGAGTACTTAGAGATGATCAATTTGGCTCAGAACTTTTTGACTGGGGAATTTACTAGTGGACTTAGTCGCTGCAGGAAGCTTCAGTTTCTTGACGTGAGCTCTAACAGGCTTAGTGGGGAGCTTGTTCAGGATCTTCATGTTCCTTGTATGGTTATGTTTGATATCAGCAGAAACATGTTGTCAGGTTCAATACCTGAATATTTCAACAGAACTTGTGCTTCTCCTTTTGGAGATTTTTCTTTCAAGTCTGAGGATCCATCCTCAACCTATGTTGCATTTTTCGCTTCTAAATCCCAAGTTGGAAATCCATTGCAAATGCACGGGGAGGGTGACAGTCTTATAGTAGTACACAACTTCGCGCACAATAATTTTACTGGCGCTTTGCAGACGCTGCCTATTGCACCTGAAAGACTAGGGAAACaaactttttatgcattctttgcTGGAGAAAACAAGATTTCTGGAGAATTTCCAGGTAAATTATTTGGCAAGTGTGAGGGATTGGAGTGGCTGATTGTTAATGTAAGCCACAACAAGTTAGAAGGTCAGATTCCAGCTGAAGTAGGCACTATGTGCAAATCTCTTAAAGGTTTAGATGCATCTCGGAATCAGATTATTGGTCCAATTCCCTCTACCATCGGGAAACTGTCTCTTGTCGCTCTTAATTTGAGTTGGAACATGTTGAGGGGTGAAATCCCGACCAGTCTTGGCCAGATAAGGAATCTGATGTATCTTTCCTTATCTGGCAATCTCCTTACAGGTGTCATTCCGTCTAGTTTGGGGCAGCTGACCTCTTTAGAAGTGCTTGAACTTTCTTCAAACCATCTGACTGGTGAGATACCGAAAGATCTTGTGAATCTGCGAAACCTGACTGTTCTTCTGCTCGATAGGAATAATATTTCTGGTCAGATTCCATCTGGATTGGCAAATGTGACCACACTGTCATCTTTCAATGTGTCTTTCAATAACATCACAGGTTCACTGCCTGCGAATAATAACCTGATGAAATGCAATGCTGCTATTGGAAACCCAAATCTAGACTCTTGCCCCATGTTTTCTCTGGCACAGCCAGCTTCAGATTCTCAAGGACGAGTTGGTGATTCACAACCTTTTGCTGCTTCACCAGTGGGAGGTCCAGCTCAGAAGACTGGGAACGGTTTCAATTCAATTGAAATAGCATCCATTACATCTGCATCGGCCATAGTTTTGGTGCTTATTGCTCTTGTTATTCTGTTCTTGTATACACGGAAATGGAATCCAAAGTCTGGAACTCAAGGTTCTACTAGGAAGGAAGTTACAATTTTCACAAACATTGGGGTTCCATTGACCTTTGAGAATGTTGTGGGAGCCACAGGAGGTTTCAATGCTAGTAACTGTATTGGGAATGGAGGTTTTGGAGCTACCTACAAGGCAGAGATATCACCTGGAATCGTGGTGGCAATTAAACGACTTTCAGTTGGAAGGTTCCAAGGAGTTCAACAGTTTCATGCAGAAATCAAAACCCTTGGAAGGCTTCGCCATCCAAATCTTGTCACTTTGCTTGGTTATCATGCCAGTGATACAGAGATGTTTCTAATTTACAACTACTTGGCGGGTGGTAATTTGGAAAAGTTTATTCAGGAAAGGTCAACAAGGGCTGTGGATTGGAGGGTACTTCACAAGATTGCTTTGGACATAGCCCGTGCACTTGCCTACCTACATGATCAGTGCGTACCACGTGTCCTTCATCGCGACGTCAAGCCGAGTAATATTTTGTTGGATGATGATTTTAATGCGTATCTCTCAGACTTTGGTTTGGCCAGACTTCTGGGAACTTCGGAGACCCATGCTACTACTGGCGTTGCTGGAACTTTTGGATATGTTGCCCCAGAATATGCAATGACTTGCCGTGTTTCAGATAAGGCTGATGTATATAGTTATGGCGTTGTGCTTCTGGAGTTACTCTCTGACAAGAAGGCACTGGATCCCTCTTTCTCTTCATATGGAAATGGATTCAACATCGTTCAATGGTCATGTATGCTTCTTCGGCAAGGCCGTGCAAAGGAATTCTTCACTGCTGGGTTATGGGATGCAGGCCCCCATGATGATTTAGTAGAAGTTCTGCACTTGGCAGTAGTGTGCACGGTTGACTCTCTCTCAACCAGGCCTACAATGAGGCAAGTTGTACGACGGCTTAAGCAACTTCAGCCTCCATCCTGTTAG
- the LOC103429056 gene encoding ninja-family protein AFP3-like has product MAQTEEGGNIATQQEFPMQGSNFQGDLYGKMVAGNSFPGKFGELTSEDSEEIELSLGLSLNGRFGVDPARAKMVALKRSSSISDFGFTPAREEETCGVSASSRAVPLMRTCSLPTETEEEWRKRKELQSLRRMEAKRKRSEKQLRNLKVPRDRSRENGGDEEKAAEVANGVHRKEQFVKVVDEFRAMGMPNCPAPPIPAASRGSGSTGISESESQSAATPQGVHKCTEARSHAEAQSLPKTEKELLATPRMITAQRSCQFIGVQMEINCNKPPVPESGPNKIVRNVLESMPCVSTTGDGPDGKRIEGFLYRYKKGEEVRIVCVCHGSFLSPAEFVKHAGGGDVEHPLKHIVVSPSPLL; this is encoded by the exons atggcTCAAACAGAGGAAGGCGGGAACATAGCAACCCAGCAGGAGTTCCCAATGCAGGGGAGTAATTTTCAAGGCGATTTGTATGGGAAAATGGTTGCCGGAAACAGTTTTCCGGGAAAATTCGGGGAGCTGACCTCCGAGGATTCGGAGGAGATTGAGCTGAGCCTGGGCCTGTCGCTGAACGGTCGGTTCGGAGTGGACCCCGCGAGAGCCAAAATGGTGGCTCTGAAACGCTCGTCGTCAATCTCCGATTTCGGTTTTACCCCGGCAAGAGAAGAAGAGACATGTGGTGTGTCAGCCTCGTCGCGCGCGGTGCCTCTGATGAGGACTTGTTCGCTTCCGACGGAGACAGaggaggagtggaggaagaggaaggagcTCCAGAGCTTGAGGAGAATGGAAGCGAAGAGGAAGAGGTCGGAGAAGCAGCTGAGGAACTTGAAGGTGCCGAGGGATCGGAGCCGGGAGAACGGCGGCGATGAGGAGAAGGCGGCGGAGGTAGCGAATGGGGTTCATAGGAAAGAGCAGTTTGTGAAGGTTGTGGATGAGTTTAGAGCAATGGGGATGCCCAATTGTCCTGCTCCGCCGATACCGGCCGCATCTCGAGGTAGTGGCTCAACTGGGATTTCGGAATCTGAGAGCCAATCTGCTGCTACGCCTCAAG GAGTGCACAAATGCACCGAAGCAAGAAGCCACGCCGAAGCTCAGTCTTTGCCAAAGACTGAGAAGGAACTGCTAGCCACACCAAGGATGATAACCGCTCAAAGGTCATGTCAGTTCATTGGAGTCCAAATGGAAATCAACTGTAATAAACCCCCAGTTCCAGAATCCGGCCCCAACAAAATCGTGAGGAACGTGTTGGAGAGCATGCCTTGTGTGTCTACGACAGGAGATGGCCCTGACGGGAAAAGAATAGAAGGGTTTCTTTACAGATACAAGAAGGGTGAGGAAGTTAGGATAGTATGCGTTTGCCATGGCAGCTTTCTCTCGCCGGCGGAGTTTGTGAAGCATGCAGGCGGTGGTGACGTGGAGCACCCGTTGAAGCATATAGTGGTGAGTCCTAGTCCGTTACTGTAG